Sequence from the Gordonia crocea genome:
ACCCGTAGAGGTAGGCGGCCACGACCGCGGCGATGGAGACGAAGACGGACAGCCCGAAGATGCGGAACACGGGTTCATTCTCTCAGGCGGTATGCCCCGAACGGGCGACCTGTGGGCCCAGCGCCGTCCGGGACCGCCCAATCCCGTTCCGCTCCCACTACTCTGAGATCGATGGCTCCGCGATGGCCCCTGGTGGGGAGGGTGAGTGAGGTCGCCCGGATTCGCAGCGGACTCGACGAGGGGGTCCGCGCCGTTCTCGTGTCCGGACCGGCGGGAATCGGCAAGACCCGGCTCGCCGAGGAGGCGACCACCGGCTCGCGGACCGTCCGCCGCGTGCGCGGCAGCGCGGCTATCTCGACGGTCCCCCTCGGCGCGTATGCGGAGTACCTGACCGGCGGCGAGGCCGATCCCGCCCTGCGGATCGGGCAGTTGATCGCCGCCTTGTCCAGCCCGCCCGGCGAATCCCTCGTCGTCGTCGATGATGTCCAAGAACTCGACCCACTCTCCCTCGCGGTCACCCGCGCCCTCGCGCAGTCCCCGTCGGTACCGGTGGTCCTGATCTGGCGGACCGGCGATGAGGAGGCGGGTCCGGACCTCGCCGACCTGTTGCGTGTCGACGGCCTGGACCGGATCGAGCTGGCACCGCTGCCGCGGCCGGAGGTCGACGCACTCGCTCGAACCGTCCTTGGCCCCGACGTCGATGACGAAGCCCTCGCCCGGCTGTGGCACCGCTCGGAGGGCAACCCCCTGTTCCTCACCGCATTGTTGGCCGACCCCGACGCGGCGCGGGAGGTCGACGACCCCGGCCGTCACCTGCCCACGACGCTGGTCGATCTCATCGCCACCCGGTTGCGCCCGCTGTCCGCCGAGGTTCTCGAGGTGCTCGACCTCGTCGCCCTCGGCGACCCCCTCCCCCACTCGGTGCTCACCGGGATCACCGGGGCCGCCGCGGTGGAGGCGGCGGAGTCGGCCCGGTTGATCCTCGTCACCGACGCCAGCGCCGAGCGCGGCGCCGGTGTCCACCTCGCGCACCCGCTTTACGGCGAGGTCCGGTTGGCCACCGTCGCCGAATCCCGGCTGCGGCGCCTGCGTACCCGGCTGGTCGAGGCGCTCGCGGCCGACTCCGCCACCGACGGAGCCGCCGCGGTGAAGCGTGCACTGCTGGCGAGCCGATCCGATGCGCCGGACCTGGATGCCGCGCTCGTCGACGGGTCGGTGGGTGCGATCGGGCTGGCGGCGCTGCCCCTCGCCATCGATCTGGCGAGCCGGGTCGGCCCGGGACCGCACCTCGCCGCCGCACAGTTGACGGCGGCGCACGCGATGACCGTGCTCGGTGACGCCGACGGCGCCGAAACCATGTATGCCCGGATCTCGGCCGCGGATCTGACTGCGCCGCAATGGGAATCACTGCTGGTCCTGATGGCCTACACCAGGCTGTGGAGCCGCAACGATGCCGCCGGGGCGGCCCGGGTCCTCTCCCGTGCGACCGACGCGCAGGCCGGGACCGCGGCCCTGGCCGCCGAGGCCATGCTGCTGACCGCGGCCGGCGCACCCCGCGAGGCGATCGGGCTGTTTGCCCGGTTCCACGCCGGGGCCCCGCAGAGCGAGCAGGCCCGCATCACCGTGGCCTGGGCCGAGCTGACCGCCCTGGCGGAGACCGGCGCGATGA
This genomic interval carries:
- a CDS encoding helix-turn-helix transcriptional regulator, which translates into the protein MSEVARIRSGLDEGVRAVLVSGPAGIGKTRLAEEATTGSRTVRRVRGSAAISTVPLGAYAEYLTGGEADPALRIGQLIAALSSPPGESLVVVDDVQELDPLSLAVTRALAQSPSVPVVLIWRTGDEEAGPDLADLLRVDGLDRIELAPLPRPEVDALARTVLGPDVDDEALARLWHRSEGNPLFLTALLADPDAAREVDDPGRHLPTTLVDLIATRLRPLSAEVLEVLDLVALGDPLPHSVLTGITGAAAVEAAESARLILVTDASAERGAGVHLAHPLYGEVRLATVAESRLRRLRTRLVEALAADSATDGAAAVKRALLASRSDAPDLDAALVDGSVGAIGLAALPLAIDLASRVGPGPHLAAAQLTAAHAMTVLGDADGAETMYARISAADLTAPQWESLLVLMAYTRLWSRNDAAGAARVLSRATDAQAGTAALAAEAMLLTAAGAPREAIGLFARFHAGAPQSEQARITVAWAELTALAETGAMSELDDVMRAETVRAETSALIGYWRLTLAFPHLRAQKLAGAPDLAQRAWETVRAQVPPQPGAVTGWLTGFDGIAASARGNLRAAGAALDEALAEFDAADCGPEMWFGFALERAEVAAQAGDHEVLTALLERLSAGDHAGYASMRPLWQAVASWSDALAGAVSAAIRQCLDAAESARAAGQSAFEVYCLQTAVRFGAATAAERLAALAEALPDLPRARLAAVHAAAVAAADGAALIASSEEYERYGLLPEAADAAAQAATAYRGEQRSGSALTATERMQSLADQSGANTPAMAAVVADDGLTDRQREIVRLAANGLSNKEIAERLVVSVRTVEGHLYRASQILGAPVRGS